AAAGGAATGGAATGAGAAGTTTGCTTCTCCGAAACTGATCATCACTTCTGTAAAGCAGTTCTTTACCGATTTCGAAAGCGCTTATAAAGATAGTATACCAGTGGTATCTGGCGACTATACTGAGTTCTGGACAGATGGTATCGGCTCGGCAGCGAAAGAGACCGGCTATAACAGAAATGCATCAGAGACGCTGCAACAGGCAGATGCGGTATGGGCACTACTTGGAAAAGCTCCGTACCCTGCACGTGAGACAGACACGATCTGGAATAATATCCTCTTATTCAATGAACATACCTGGGGCGCTTATAACAGCATCTCCAATCCGGAAGACCCTAAAGCAATTGCACAATGGTCATATAAACAATCCTTCGCACTGAAGGGGCGTGCGCAATCCGCAGCAATGCTGGAACGTGCCACCGGCGGAGAGATAATCGCTAACGCCATTGATGTGTATAATACCATTGGTGATATACGTACGGAATTAGTGATCGTTCCTGCTGCCCGTAGTCAAGCAGGTGATCTTGTAAAAGACGTCGATGGCAGGCGTGTGCCTTCCCAGCGTCTCAGCACCGGCGAACTGGCTATACTGGCCAAAGATATAGCGCCTTACAGCAAGCAGCGTTTTACCATACACGCAGGGAAGGCGTATACCAATACAAGGTCAGTTGTTACCAATACGACACTCAGCAACGAACTATATCATATCACGCTGGATGCAAAGACAGGTAATATCACCGGTTTGACGCGTAACGGGATAGCGCATAATCTGGCTGATTCCACAGGACTCAACCGCTATTCCTATCTGCCAGGCGATTCACTGGCGAAGATACAATATGCAGGGCCTGCGACATTGACAGTAAAAGAGAACGGACCACTGGTGGTGAGTGTGAACGTGCGCACCATTGCTCCCGGTACCAATGCATTAACCAGTGAGATCAGACTGGTCGCTGGTGTGGACCGCATTGAAGTGATCAATACGATCGATAAAAAAGCCATTACAGCGAAAGAAGGTGTACACTTCGCTTTTCCTTTCAATGTGCCCGCTGCACAAGTGCGATACAACATTCCGTGGGGTAGTGTACAGGCTGAAGCTGATCAGCTGAAGTATGCTAACAGGAACTGGTATACGGTGCAGCGATGGGTGGACGTATCAGGGAGTGATTATGGTGTTACCTGGTCTACGCCGGATGCCCCGCTGTTTGAACTTGGTACGCAGACTTCCGCCGATATGGTGGGCGGATTGCACGATCCTGCACAGTGGGCCACTTTCACAGAACAACGTCCGGCCATCTATTCCTGGGTGATGAATAATCTCTGGCATACCAACTTCCGGCATGCGCAGGAGGGACTGGCCACATGCCGTTATTATCTGACTGTACACCGTGCTTATGATGCGTATGCCGTGAATCAGACAGGTATGGCGAATCATCGTCCACTGATAGCGGTGCCTGCTACTGGCAGCGCGACAGCGTCATTACCATTCACTGCACAGTCAACAACAGTATTGATAGAAAGTATTAAGCCTGCGGCTGATGGGAAAGGTGTGATAGTATGGCTGGTCAATACAGCGGCGGATGAGGGAAAGATCACGCTGCAGGCGAAAGATAAGACCCGGCGGTTACAGGTGACTGCAACGAACATGCTGGAGGAAACCGGACAACAATTAACTAATATCGTCACTCTGCCAGCGAAAGGTATTTTGATGTTAAGAGTGGAAAATAAATAACAGTAACAGAATTGATCATGTTAAATGCGCAGAAACATACGCCGCTTTTGAATAGTGAAGTGACCGGTAACTGGCGGAATGCCGGACAGCCCCTGCTGCCTTTACATCCGCCGGCGGCGCCGCAGGGATATAATATTTATCCCGCCCATACTTTAGGTAAAGGTAAGATCCACAGTGGTTATACCACGTTGGCTGACTGGATAATGACCCATCAGCAGGTACGGATAGACGGGTATACCGGTATCTTCTGGGAAGAGCTGCGGTCATCGCTGACGGCATTGTTCGCAGAAAAGGGGGTACGGGTAAAATGGCACCTGATGCAGGCAGCAATGAAAGATGAAGCCCTCACTAATGAACTGGTGGCTCCTTTCACTGGTGAGCATGGCGCGGTATGGGGTACACGTACCAGCCTGCAGTTGCCCGATTTCTTTGATGCCGCAACACTGACTGCTATACAGCCTGACCCTGCATATGACCTGAACATCATCATAGGAACAGGTGCGGCGCTGACAGCTCCTGGCACACCACTGATCTACCTGGACATACCTAAGAATGAACTGCAATACCGCATGCGTGCCGGTGCTGCGAATAACCTGGGTAGTCATACGCAGGATAAGCCGGCCGAAATGTATAAGCGTGCCTACTTTGTAGACTGGGTAGTGCTGAATGATCATAAACAGGCCATAGCCGCTGACATCAGTGTATTCGCAGACACACAATGGGGGAATACCCTGACCTGGATAAAAGCGGAGGATCTGGTAGCAGGTATACGGCACATCAGCCAGGATACTTTCCGGGTAAGGCCCTGGTTTGAAGCAGGCGCCTGGGGTGGACAATGGATGAAGGAGCATATTGCCGGTCTGCCACAGGAAGAGATTAACCTGGCCTGGTCATTTGAAATGATCGTTCCGGAGAACGGGGTGTTGTTTGAGAGTGATGATACGTTATTTGAAATACCTTTTGAATGGCTGATGTATCTGCAACACCGGGCTATTCTGGGTAAGCATGCGGACATCTTCCGGTATGAGTTTCCTATCCGGTTTGACTTCCTGGATACATTTGATGGAGGAAATCTGTCCATTCAGTGTCATCCGTCTATGGACTACATCCGGAAGGAATTCGGAGAAACCTTTACACAGGATGAGACCTATTATATCCTTGACTGTAAAGAGAATGCTGGTGTGTATCTGGGATTTACGGAAAATATAGACGCCGGTGAATTAAAGGTGGTACTGGAGAACAGTCAGCTGGAAAGTAAGCCGGTGAATATCACGGACTATGTACAGCTGCATCCTGCGAAAAAGCATGACCTGTTCCTGATACCTAACGGAACGGTGCATAGTGCGGGTGCTGATAACCTTGTACTGGAGATCAGTGCGACCCCTTATATTTTTACCTTCAAGATGTATGACTGGGTGCGTCCGGGACTGGATGGTAAGCCAAGACCGATCAATATTGACCATGCATTCAACAATCTTGACTTCAGCAGGAAGGGAGACGTGGTAGCGAAAGAGCTGATCTCGTCACCGTTTAAGGCAAGAGAAGGCAGTGACTGGCAGTTATGGCAACTACCTACACATTCGCAGCATTTTTATGAAATACAGCGGGTAGAAATGGAAACTACTGTATCTTTTGAGACGAATGGCCGTTGTATGATCTTAATGCTGGTGGAGGGAACGGCCGTAGCGGTGACGACAGCCAACGGAGCAGAAACATTGTATCAATATGCAGAGACGTTTGTCATACCAGCTGCGGCAACACATTTTACACTTGTTAATAAAGGTCCGGAGAAAGCGAAAGTTGTAATGGCTTTCCTCAAAGAAGACCATCCTGTATTCAGCACGATCCGTTATGAGAAAACAATCTAACTTACTTTTACTGACTACGATAGTGGCTTCCCTGGGAGGCTTCCTGTTCGGGTTTGATATGGCGGTGGTATCGGGTATCCTGCCTTTTGTGCGAGCACAATACACATTGTCTGCCTTCCAGGAAGGATGGTTTGTATCCTCTGCACTGGCAGGCTGTATTGTCGGTGTGATCATTGCCGGTAATCTCAGTGACCGGCTGGGAAGAAAAAAGCTGTTGTATATGGCAGCGTCTCTTTTTCTGCTGGCAGCACTGGGGTGTGCCTTCTTTTCTGCTCTTTCCTGGGTCATTGCGGCCCGTATTGGCGGAGGGGTGGCTGTGGGTATTGCCTCGAGCATTGTGCCGCTGTATCTGTCTGAAATAGCGCCGGACGATAAAAGGGGGCGCCTGGTCACCTATTATCAGCTGGCGGTGACCATCGGGATACTGGTAGCGTATTGCAGTAATGCGAAGTTACTGTCTTACGCGGAAGCACATCAGCAGGCGCACAGTGGCAGTATTTTTCATTTCCTGTTTGTGACGGAGGTATGGAGAGGTATGTTCGGCATCGGTATGTTGCCTGCGGCATTGTTCCTCTTTGGGTTGATGTGGGTGCCGGAGAGTCCGCGGTGGCTGTTGCAGAAAGGGAAGGCGGTTAAGAAAGAAGGGTATGGCCCGCTGTTTGTGCCTGCTATGCGCAGGGCCCTATTACTGGGTATATTACTGCCGTTGTTTTCACAGTTCAGCGGTATCAATGCCATCATTTATTACGGACCGTCTATTCTCAATAGTGCGGGTATTACCCTGAGTAATTCCTTCGTCAGCCAGATCATATTTGGAGCGGCCAATGTGTTCTTTACCATCTTTGCTATCTGGAAAGTGGATAGTCTGGGGAGAAGACCATTATACCTCTGGGGAACAGCCGGTGCTGCCATCAGTCTGATCCTGACAGGCATCTGCTTTTATCAGAATATGGCCACGGGAATTCCTTTATTATTAGCTGTTTTATCCTTCCTGGCATTCTTTGCATTTTCTATCGGTCCGCTGAAATTCGTGATCGCTGCCGAGATCTTCCCTGACAGCATACGTGCGAAGGCGTTATCTTTAAGCATCATGGTAATGTGGGTGTCGGATACGATCGTGGGACAGCTGACACCTGTGCTGTTGCGGAGCCTCGGCACAGCACAGACCTTCTGGTTCTTTGGTGTATGCTGTGCCGGCGCGTTTATAGCCGTATACCGCTTATTACCGGAAACGAAAGGACAGTCCTTTGAAGAGATCGAACAGTATTGGAAAAATTCAGTGAAACAGCGTGTATGACAACGGGAATAGTTTTAAGTGCCGACATCGGAGGTTCGCATATAACGACTGCATTGGTGGATATGGAAAGCCGGGTAATATTGCCCGGTACCCGGCACCGTACGCATATAGATGCTCATGGCAGTGTCGATGATATTATGGAAGGATGGACTGCCGTGATGCAGCAAACGATGCACATGGGAGACAATGTACAACAGATAGGCATTGCGATGCCCGGGCCGTTTGACTATGAAGAAGGGATTAGTCTGATAAAGGGACTGCATAAATACGAAGCGCTCTACGGATTGAATGTAAAAGAAATGCTGGCGGACAGGCTGCAGGTCAGCAAGGCCGGTATCCGGTTCACTAATGATGCGTCCTGCTTTTTGCAGGGTGAGCTCTTTGCCGGTGCGGCGAAAGGTGAACGGCAGGCGCTGGGGCTGACCCTGGGTACCGGCTTCGGATCATCCATCGCAGAAGATGGTATGGCGCTGGAAGGCACTTTCTGGAAAACACCTTTCAGGGAGACAATGGCGGAGGAGTATTTCTCTACCCGCTGGTTCCTGCGGC
The DNA window shown above is from Chitinophaga agri and carries:
- a CDS encoding glycoside hydrolase family 38 N-terminal domain-containing protein, giving the protein MYIHIVKGLQRICLITCSLVIWGHHHSAIAQQKGPAFTSIELQPTVAYLHYQGRSARMVRMVFHSGNSYAPATAYIHFNGLSDSISVASSPAGLQVFELPLPGAPVQKDTELYVRLRTGGRDYTARCMVSPAKEWKVYLLPHSHVDIGYTNVQEKVMRLHMNNIDEAIKIAARTQNYPAEARYKWNTEAFWVVDHYLAEADAAKKKAFWEAVKKGWINIDGAYANINTSVTDSRQLMQMFHTAVKTAKEQGIDITTMFQGDVPGASWGLASQAAITGIRYFWGAPNADDRIGRSPGWRDRPFYWQSPGRQKMLYWQSEPYSIGYRLKGSKIPNFFTVEDPVPYYTGHPSANFLNPYLFEYLAGLSQKQFPYNMTIMTWAMSDNAPIDPELPEAVKEWNEKFASPKLIITSVKQFFTDFESAYKDSIPVVSGDYTEFWTDGIGSAAKETGYNRNASETLQQADAVWALLGKAPYPARETDTIWNNILLFNEHTWGAYNSISNPEDPKAIAQWSYKQSFALKGRAQSAAMLERATGGEIIANAIDVYNTIGDIRTELVIVPAARSQAGDLVKDVDGRRVPSQRLSTGELAILAKDIAPYSKQRFTIHAGKAYTNTRSVVTNTTLSNELYHITLDAKTGNITGLTRNGIAHNLADSTGLNRYSYLPGDSLAKIQYAGPATLTVKENGPLVVSVNVRTIAPGTNALTSEIRLVAGVDRIEVINTIDKKAITAKEGVHFAFPFNVPAAQVRYNIPWGSVQAEADQLKYANRNWYTVQRWVDVSGSDYGVTWSTPDAPLFELGTQTSADMVGGLHDPAQWATFTEQRPAIYSWVMNNLWHTNFRHAQEGLATCRYYLTVHRAYDAYAVNQTGMANHRPLIAVPATGSATASLPFTAQSTTVLIESIKPAADGKGVIVWLVNTAADEGKITLQAKDKTRRLQVTATNMLEETGQQLTNIVTLPAKGILMLRVENK
- a CDS encoding class I mannose-6-phosphate isomerase; its protein translation is MLNAQKHTPLLNSEVTGNWRNAGQPLLPLHPPAAPQGYNIYPAHTLGKGKIHSGYTTLADWIMTHQQVRIDGYTGIFWEELRSSLTALFAEKGVRVKWHLMQAAMKDEALTNELVAPFTGEHGAVWGTRTSLQLPDFFDAATLTAIQPDPAYDLNIIIGTGAALTAPGTPLIYLDIPKNELQYRMRAGAANNLGSHTQDKPAEMYKRAYFVDWVVLNDHKQAIAADISVFADTQWGNTLTWIKAEDLVAGIRHISQDTFRVRPWFEAGAWGGQWMKEHIAGLPQEEINLAWSFEMIVPENGVLFESDDTLFEIPFEWLMYLQHRAILGKHADIFRYEFPIRFDFLDTFDGGNLSIQCHPSMDYIRKEFGETFTQDETYYILDCKENAGVYLGFTENIDAGELKVVLENSQLESKPVNITDYVQLHPAKKHDLFLIPNGTVHSAGADNLVLEISATPYIFTFKMYDWVRPGLDGKPRPINIDHAFNNLDFSRKGDVVAKELISSPFKAREGSDWQLWQLPTHSQHFYEIQRVEMETTVSFETNGRCMILMLVEGTAVAVTTANGAETLYQYAETFVIPAAATHFTLVNKGPEKAKVVMAFLKEDHPVFSTIRYEKTI
- a CDS encoding MFS transporter — translated: MRKQSNLLLLTTIVASLGGFLFGFDMAVVSGILPFVRAQYTLSAFQEGWFVSSALAGCIVGVIIAGNLSDRLGRKKLLYMAASLFLLAALGCAFFSALSWVIAARIGGGVAVGIASSIVPLYLSEIAPDDKRGRLVTYYQLAVTIGILVAYCSNAKLLSYAEAHQQAHSGSIFHFLFVTEVWRGMFGIGMLPAALFLFGLMWVPESPRWLLQKGKAVKKEGYGPLFVPAMRRALLLGILLPLFSQFSGINAIIYYGPSILNSAGITLSNSFVSQIIFGAANVFFTIFAIWKVDSLGRRPLYLWGTAGAAISLILTGICFYQNMATGIPLLLAVLSFLAFFAFSIGPLKFVIAAEIFPDSIRAKALSLSIMVMWVSDTIVGQLTPVLLRSLGTAQTFWFFGVCCAGAFIAVYRLLPETKGQSFEEIEQYWKNSVKQRV
- a CDS encoding ROK family protein; translation: MTTGIVLSADIGGSHITTALVDMESRVILPGTRHRTHIDAHGSVDDIMEGWTAVMQQTMHMGDNVQQIGIAMPGPFDYEEGISLIKGLHKYEALYGLNVKEMLADRLQVSKAGIRFTNDASCFLQGELFAGAAKGERQALGLTLGTGFGSSIAEDGMALEGTFWKTPFRETMAEEYFSTRWFLRRYEALSGEKMTSVREMAGRAQQPGYARTVFEEFGSNLGQFLLEQQPLPSLIILGGNIAQSFALFGTPLQAQLPQARFMVSSQGEDGILLGAAGKFMIPGP